In Iodobacter fluviatilis, one DNA window encodes the following:
- the ubiG gene encoding bifunctional 2-polyprenyl-6-hydroxyphenol methylase/3-demethylubiquinol 3-O-methyltransferase UbiG, with protein MTEAPINVDPSEIAKFSALAHKWWDTESEFKPLHEINPLRIDFMQKHVDLAGKKVLDVGCGGGILAEGLARQGAQVTGIDLAEKSLKVAKLHLFESKLEVDYRCVPVEQLATEAPESYDIVTCMEMLEHVPSPASVVAACARLVKPGGWVFFSTLNRNAKSYMLAVVGAEYVLGMLPRGTHDYAKFIKPSELARMTRNADIETVSLSGLSYNPLTKIYKLDDDAAVNYLIATRKAP; from the coding sequence CACCTATTAATGTCGACCCTTCCGAGATCGCCAAATTCTCTGCTCTTGCCCATAAATGGTGGGATACCGAGAGCGAATTCAAACCCCTGCACGAGATCAATCCGCTGCGCATCGATTTTATGCAAAAGCACGTAGACTTGGCCGGCAAAAAAGTTCTCGATGTAGGCTGCGGCGGCGGCATTCTGGCCGAAGGCTTGGCCCGCCAAGGTGCACAAGTAACCGGCATTGATCTGGCAGAAAAGTCGCTAAAAGTCGCCAAACTGCATTTATTTGAATCCAAACTGGAAGTCGATTACCGCTGTGTGCCGGTAGAGCAACTAGCTACAGAAGCGCCAGAAAGCTATGACATCGTTACCTGCATGGAAATGCTAGAGCACGTGCCAAGCCCCGCCAGTGTGGTAGCTGCCTGCGCCCGCTTGGTTAAACCGGGCGGCTGGGTGTTCTTTTCTACTCTCAACCGCAACGCCAAAAGCTATATGCTGGCCGTGGTGGGCGCTGAATACGTGCTGGGCATGCTGCCACGCGGCACGCACGACTACGCCAAATTTATCAAGCCATCTGAGCTCGCCCGCATGACCCGCAATGCCGACATCGAAACCGTATCGCTCAGCGGCTTGAGCTATAACCCGCTCACCAAAATCTATAAGCTGGACGACGATGCGGCCGTGAACTACCTGATTGCCACAAGGAAAGCCCCTTAA